Genomic DNA from Mesorhizobium sp. 131-2-1:
CCCGATCCGGCGCGGAAGATGCTGCCGCAAGCCGGCGAGGCATGAGCGGCTCTTCGGTTGTCAGGCGGATGCGCTTTCACACCTGTGGCGCGGCGTGGCCGCCAACCCTACAGCGATGCGACGCTCCCGATTCCCCGGCGAATCGCCTCGCGGTAAGCGAGGTCGGCCGCCACCATGTCCTCCATGGCAACGCCCATTGCCTTGTAGACGGTGATCTGGTCGGCGCTGACCCGTCCCGGCCGCACCCCGAGCAGCATCTCGCCAAGTTCGGTACCGGTTTGCGGATCGATGCCGGCCAGTTCACAAGAACCGACCGGCGTCGGGGCGAATGCATCGCTTGTCTCGACGAAGAGGCTGGCCTTGCCGACAAGCTCGACCGGCAATTCGCCGCCGGGTGGCGCAACACCGACCGACGAGACATGCGTGCCGGGCTGCACCCACGCGGCTGAAATCACCGGCTCATAGGAATGCGTTGCCAGGCAGACGACATCCGACGAGCGCACCGCGGCCTCGACATCGCTGACCGCAACAACACCCGGATGTCGCGCGGCAAGCGCCTGCGCATCCGCGAACTCCTTCGAGACAACGCGGATCTCGGCGAAGTCGCGGACCAGTGGCAACAGGCGCAGGTGCTGGCCGGCCTGGACGCCGGCGCCCACCACTGTCGCGACCTTGACGTCGCGCCGGGCCAGTTCGCGCACCGAGAGCACGGCAGAGCCGGAGGTGCGCACGGCAGTAATGTAGGTGCCGTCCATGACGCAGATCGGCAACCCGGTCTGCGGGTCGAACAGATGGATGGTGGCGAGATGGCTGGGCATGCCTTTGGCGATGTTGCCCTCGAACACGTTGACGATCTTCACCGTCAGATGCTTGCCAACCATCCAGGCCGGCATCGCCAGCGAATAGCCCGCCTGTGGGATGTCGAGCTGCGGCCGCGCCGGATTGACGACCTTGCCGCCAGACAGCGCCCGGAAGCCGTCCGCCAGGGCATCGAGAAGCCGGCCGAGGTCGATGCAGGATTTCACCTCGGCCTCGTTCAATATAAGCACCGGCGTGTCACCCTTGGCGTGGGCGTTGCGATAATTTGGCATGGCTGATGTCATGGGTCTTGCCTTGGTCTGGTTGAGTTTCCCACGAACGATATTGCCAGCTGACAGCGTGATGAAATATGCTGTTTTGACTATTTCAGCGTGACTATCACGCTATTCCTGGCCAAAAAGTGTGAACACTGAAATGGACGATCTCGACCGTATCGACCGCTCTTTGTTGCGTTTGTTGCAGGAGGATGGCCGCCGCACCACGCTCGACCTCGCCCGCCGGGTCGGGCTATCGCCGACTGGCGCCTCGCAGCGTATCAAGCGGCTGTTCAGCGAAGGCTTCATCCGGGCGGTGCGGGCCGTCCTCGACCCGGCCAGGATCGGGAAGGCACAACTCGTCTTCATCGAGGTTCGGCTCGACCATACGGCGCCGCATGTCTTCGATCGCTTCGCCGAGGCGGTCTTGCGCGCGCCCGAGATCATCGAGTGCCACATGGTGGTTGGCGGCTTCGACTACCTGGTCAAGGCGCGCATCGCCGACATGGCAACGTTCCAGGATTTCCTGCAGCGGGTCATCCTGCCGCTGCCGGGGGTCAGGGAAACGCACACTTACGCTTCGATCGCCAATGTGAAGCCCGACGCCTTGCTGCCGATCTAGATGGGCATCGAGGCAACGTCCGCCTTGCCCTCTAGCCCTAAGCCATGACGCTATTCATCCCGCGGCGCGTCGCACTGGAATTGCCGCTGGTATTGGCGGTGGCGATGGTCCAAGAAGGGTCACCAACATGTGATTGCCTTCCCCCGATGTCTTCCATCCGCCCGCTGATCCCGCTTCTCATCGCCGCCGGCATCCTGCTTGGCGGTAACGGGCTGCAGGGCACGCTGATCGCGCTGCGCGGCGCGCAGGAAGGCTTTTCCGCCCCCGTCATCGGCCTGATGGGCACCTTCTATTTCGCCGGCTTTCTGCTCGGCTGCCTGGCCGTCACGCGCATCCTGAAGGCGGTCGGCCATGTCAGGACATTCTCGGCGCTCGCCGCCACCGCTTCGGCCGGCACGCTGCTGCTGGTGCTGGTCATCGACCCTGTGATGTGGTGCGCGGTGCGCTTTGCCGGCGGCTTCTGCTTTGCCGGCCTGTTCACGGTGATGGAAGCCTGGCTGAACTCCGGCGTCACCAACAAGGACCGCGCCCGGGTACTTGCCATCTATCGCATGGTCGACATCGGCTCGGTCACCGGCGCGCAGTTCCTGATCCCGATCTTCGGCGCCGGCGGCTTCGCCATCTTCGCCATCATGTCGATGATGATCACGCTGTCGCTTGTGCCGGTGTCGCTTGGCGACCGCTCCAACCCGACGCCGCCGGAAGACGTGAAGCTCGACCTGGCGCGGGTCTGGCGCATCTCGCCGCTCGGCTCGATCGGCTGCATCGCCGTCGGCGTCACCAACAGCGCCTTCCGCACGCTCTCGCCCGTCTATGCCGAACAGATCGGCATGTCGGTCGCCGATGTCGTCACCTTCGTCAGCGTCGGCATCTTCGGCGGCGCCCTCATCCAGTATCCGCTCGGCTATCTCTCCGACCGCCGGGACCGGCGCACGGTGCTGTTGGCGACGACCTGCTGCGCCATGATCGCGGCCCTTGCGTTGGTGTTCGTGGCGGGCGCCGACCCGTTCCTCAACTTCGTCATCGTCTTCATCTTCGGCAGTTTCGCCATGCCGCTCTATTCGCTGTCGGCGGCGCACGCCAACGACCGCGCCGGCAAGGGCGAATTCGTGCTGATCAACGCGGCCTTGATGCTGTTCTACTCGTTTGGCGCCATCGGCGGCCCGTTCGCGGCCTCGACGGCGATGCAGTATTTCGGACCGGGCGCCCTGTTCGTTTTCAGCGCCGTCGTCTACGCGGTGCTGATCCTCGTCATCCTCTACCGCATGCAGGTGCGCTCCGGCGTGCCTGCCGGCAGGCGCAGCCCTTTCACCGCGCTTTTGCGCACATCGACGGTGTTCGCCCGGCTGGCACGGCGCAGCGGCGATTCAGACGGATCGAGCGAGCCATGACCTTGCGGCGGCTTGACGAAAGCGTCCGCGGCTGAAATTGAAAGAGACCTAATATGTTGCCAAAAGCGATTTGATGCACGTCATCACCACCCAAGCTGAGCTCGAGAGCGCCATCGCCGCGTTCGAAAAGTCGGAATTCGTCACCGTCGACACCGAATTCATCCGCGAGACGACCTTCTGGCCGATTCTTTGCCTGATCCAGATGGCGGCGCCGGGCATCACCGCGCTGATCGATCCGCTTGCGCCCGACATCGACCTGAAACCGTTCTTCCGGCTGATGGCCAA
This window encodes:
- a CDS encoding ornithine cyclodeaminase family protein, which codes for MTSAMPNYRNAHAKGDTPVLILNEAEVKSCIDLGRLLDALADGFRALSGGKVVNPARPQLDIPQAGYSLAMPAWMVGKHLTVKIVNVFEGNIAKGMPSHLATIHLFDPQTGLPICVMDGTYITAVRTSGSAVLSVRELARRDVKVATVVGAGVQAGQHLRLLPLVRDFAEIRVVSKEFADAQALAARHPGVVAVSDVEAAVRSSDVVCLATHSYEPVISAAWVQPGTHVSSVGVAPPGGELPVELVGKASLFVETSDAFAPTPVGSCELAGIDPQTGTELGEMLLGVRPGRVSADQITVYKAMGVAMEDMVAADLAYREAIRRGIGSVASL
- a CDS encoding Lrp/AsnC ligand binding domain-containing protein, with product MDDLDRIDRSLLRLLQEDGRRTTLDLARRVGLSPTGASQRIKRLFSEGFIRAVRAVLDPARIGKAQLVFIEVRLDHTAPHVFDRFAEAVLRAPEIIECHMVVGGFDYLVKARIADMATFQDFLQRVILPLPGVRETHTYASIANVKPDALLPI
- a CDS encoding MFS transporter, with amino-acid sequence MSSIRPLIPLLIAAGILLGGNGLQGTLIALRGAQEGFSAPVIGLMGTFYFAGFLLGCLAVTRILKAVGHVRTFSALAATASAGTLLLVLVIDPVMWCAVRFAGGFCFAGLFTVMEAWLNSGVTNKDRARVLAIYRMVDIGSVTGAQFLIPIFGAGGFAIFAIMSMMITLSLVPVSLGDRSNPTPPEDVKLDLARVWRISPLGSIGCIAVGVTNSAFRTLSPVYAEQIGMSVADVVTFVSVGIFGGALIQYPLGYLSDRRDRRTVLLATTCCAMIAALALVFVAGADPFLNFVIVFIFGSFAMPLYSLSAAHANDRAGKGEFVLINAALMLFYSFGAIGGPFAASTAMQYFGPGALFVFSAVVYAVLILVILYRMQVRSGVPAGRRSPFTALLRTSTVFARLARRSGDSDGSSEP